Genomic segment of Prinia subflava isolate CZ2003 ecotype Zambia chromosome 4, Cam_Psub_1.2, whole genome shotgun sequence:
acaaatattttatttgtaggACATGAAAGCTGATAGCTTCATGTCATAACTTCATTCATGTCTTAGTTGTCTTCTGTCTGTTTAGCAGGAAATAGCCCAATGCTCAGAAAGATCAGGAATTTATTCTATCTAGCAAAATCATGTATGTTCATGTACTGTACAGGGCTAattcagaaatctgaaaattGCCAGGCATTATGTAAAATGGTTCTGACTGAAACAAAGAAGCACACAATTTTTTTGCTTGTGTTGTTCCTGGTCAGTTGCTACAAATAAAagaattcttcatttttaatttaattttaatttacttcttgtgaagggaaagggggaagtCTTGCAGAATGTTTGCCATTTACCTcagaaactggagaaaaaatatcttaaaCAAACAATGTATAACGTCATGTTTTTCAGAGTTCAGGGTGTCATGAGTGTGTTTCTAGGTTTTTCACTTATTGTTTTAACCTATCTACAGTTAATCTTGTAGTTCCTTGGTCACATAAAGActgaaattgttttccttttactcTTGGCTCTGTGGCCTAAGGACCTTGTGTCTCAAATCTCATGTCCTACAGGGACAGACTGCACATTCTACATCTCTAAAATATGTCATTGCAGTGTCCCTAacttaaaatgcaattttttagAGAAACCACTGGGTTTTCAAAATGTTATATGCTAAGTTACATAAGTTATGTTCTCTATCAtggaacacagaaaaaatgccATATTTCCAAAATTCTACCATTCCTCATAAGGTAAACTTCAGTGTAAAAGGCTTTCTTTGCAATATTAGGTTATTTTCTAGTATTGTAGGCCTGGTTCTTCTTTGTGCTGATTCTAAACTGTGATGCTGAGTTCCTTCAGTCCTcctgtgaggatgaggagggtgAATTCTCTGTAGTGTGCATGCAGCTCTTTAAAGGTGCCCTTGTGTGAAAACAGTGAATGGACCATCGTAGGCAAGCTCAGTTCAGTTCTCTGAATACCTGCCTGAAATTTGGCAATTGTTGGATCTTACCATGAGGTTAGAGTTTGCCCAGACAGTGCAAAATGGAAGGATCAAATATACCACAAGGCAGCCAGCTCTCATTCAACATTAGCATTTAAAATGCTAATTTAATAGTAAAAATTTATGAAAGGAAATGTTCATGCTACGGACATAAATCCCTGGGCACATAACTGGAGACACAAATTGATGCTAATATAAGGCCTCAGTAGTTGTGCCAAGCTAACATAACCTGTTTTGAAGGTCTGCTTGACTGTGAACTTACAGCTGGAGTAATTTTGAGCAGATGAATGATTTGTCTTTCATTACAAAGACTGTAGATATTCTTGGAAGTGTTTAATTCCCTTAAGATTACGTATGTATGACTGCCTActtctccatttccatttttcctgaaaatagaAGGCtatttttcatgctttcttGGTAATAGCTGCAATCAGTTGACATGCATGCATTGACTACCTCTGGTAGCTCCTTATCTTCAGTCATATTGTGGCTTATGTTTAAAtgtgcaggggctgtgtgtATGTATTTGTTTACGTGATCTAGACAAATCAGTGACTGCTAACTAATGCCTTTCTTAGCTGCTAACTAAATTCCTTTGATCTATTGAAGTGGATCTAgtccaaaccaaaaaacatgCTCAAATAAGTTCTTTGAAGCCACTGTCtaagagaaatgtttttgtcATGTCATTgacagttttgatttttttcccagatttaaTGAGAAGACCTAGCATATGTTTGTATTTATCAGTGTAGTAATTTATTCCTCCAGCATTTAGTATAGGGATTTTTTAATACCTTTTAAGGGTATTCCCCTGTATACCATTTTTCTCAAGCAAATAGCTTGCATCTACATCTGCTGACAAAATTCTGAATAAATGTGAACCTAAAAGTTGGATGTTTTTCTGTATGTCAGATGTGAAGCAGATATGATTCAAATCTAAGAATGACTAACGCTCTTTCAGTATTTGAATATTTAATCTACTGCCTTGCTGCTGATCTTTGTTTTTCGGTCAGGTGGTTTGGGCAGATAAGAAACTGGCAGTGATATTTAATAGGCTGTGCAAGTTCTCTTAACAGAGTTCTTAGGTCTTGTTTAATGTTTACAAAAGCCAACCTGAGTGACCTTGAATTCAGTGGAAATGTTACTCTGGGAGCAGCgtaaggctttttttcctttcagacaTTCAGATTTGTTATTCCATGTTGTGTGTGCACAAGACTGAAAGGGGAGTGTTAATTGTGTAATGGATGTTCATTATGTAGCGTGCATTTTGCTCCGTGTCCTCATTTTATTGTAGCTTGTAcatggagcagctgtgggggtTCTTTTCTTTAGTATTTACAATTCTAAATATGGTAACTCCATGTCATTGCTGTCAGTATCTTCCCACATTAAAATCTAGAGTATACTTTGGAAATAATTGCTATCTGGTTTGTCAGCAGTGACTGCATTCTTAAAAACTATTATTATGGTTGATAGAGATCTTGCAATGCTCCTTTGCATGTCTCTGCAGTTTTATTAATCCTGAAAGATTAAAAACAGCATAAAATTAAGGTATTAGGTACTTGATAATAAATattgaagaggaaaagaaatactcTTACTATTTCTCTTAATTTTCTCCGCTATATAGAATGTTCAAGAAATAATATCTTGAACTATCTAGAACTATCAAGAAATAATAATGCAGAATAATTGTGGTGACTGCCCATAATTACATTGcagatttaataaaatataataaagctttaacttttaaaattaagaactTTTTTTTACAGGACAACTTGTAGTCTTTGCTGTATTGTTGCAGATAGGTTTTATGATTAATTGATTTAAGATTTAAGATGAATGAACCTGATTCCATAATTGATTATTTCCTGCTGTATTATCTTGCTCTTAGTTTACAGTATTTATGTGAATTAGAGATTTGTCTTGTTTCCAGAGctttcaaacagaaattaagTCTTTGTCTCTTGGTAGGTTGGAAATTACAAGAGGACAGTAAAGCGAATTGATGatggccacaggctttgcaaTGATCTCATGAATTGTATTCATGAGCGGGCACGGATAGAGAAGGTCTATGCTCAGCAACTCACAGAATGGGCTAAAAGGTGGAAGCAACTTGTGGAGAAAGGTAATGCTGAATTTGAACTCTGACAACTTGCTcatatagaaaaaaatgtttctgtatcTCTTTGTTTTGGTAAGTACCAAATAGAAATACAGTCTGTTTTTAGCCTCTAATGGAGTCTTTGCAAGAGGCTCAGTAATGCGACTAAGCTTTTTTGATAAAAACCCAGCCAAGCAAAGCCTTGCTCTTTAgcaggtttctttttcttgttgagTCAGGTGAATCTTGCCCCCAGTGTACTGAGTTATGTTCTAGAGAACTGTCTGTTTCTAGATAATTACCAGGACAGTTTGGAAAGGGATTCTGAATAACAAGGGGGCAGTGACTGTGGGGAAAAGACTAGTAATTAAAGACCTAGGCATTGCTCTAATGGAAGGTTGAGCTGATGCTGTTTAATATATTCTGCAATAGTTTGTCCTTCCATGGTTATTCACCCTTCAAAAAGTATGTTGAGAAATTGAAGGCTCAAAGGGGAGCTCACATGTGGAATACTGAGAATTGTGGTACAGGGATAAGGACTCCAGACTAaatgaatattattttttctggcTTATAAGTTTGTAATGCTCTAAATTtatatgaaaagaaattgtTCCTTTTTCTAGGTTTGCATCAACATTGCTGTTTACAAGTGAATACAAGCCAATAGTTTTAGGTAGTTTCTTGGGAGTATAAGTTCCATGTGGGTGATGGTTACTGAGAATGACACTTTTTGTTGTGTTTAGGGCCACAGTATGGAACAGTAGAAAGGGCTTGGTGTGCTTTTATGTCAGAAGCTGAAAAAGTGAGTGAACTACATCTAGAAGTAAAAGGTTCACTGATGAATGAAGATTTTGAAAAAATCAAGAACTGGCAGAAGGAAGCCTTTCATAAGCAAATGATGGGAGGATTTAAGGAAACCAAAGAAGCAGAAGATGGATTTAGGAAAGCTCAGAAACCCTGGGCAAAAAAGCTGAAAGAGGTACAGCAGTAGATTATGTATTAGTTATCCTGTGTTATAATATACTAATGTTTCAAATCTCTATTAGGGAGTAAACTCCCTATTCTTTCTGCTGGACCCTCCTTTCTCTTAAAGATCTCTTGCTTTCTGTCCTCTTctgaaaataagtatttttctcTCGATCTCTCCTAATCTTGGTGAGTTCAgtaaaaatgtggaaaaagtGGAATTCAAGCTATCATTTTAACAGTATCTGATTTAATGCATTGAAAGTTACTAATTGCTcaaaaaaatgagggaaaatgtgtttgtgggtttttcccctctcatATAACATTATGCTTAAGTAGGTTGCTAGAGGAATGGGGAGCAGGTGAACATGGGCATGAGGGAAAAGTGTTTAGTTGGGGACTTTCTCTAAACCTTTTATTGAGTCTGTTCaacacttctctcagctgtatGAATGACATTTCTTGTATGGTGAAAGAGTGCTCCAGTAATTTCTTTATGTTGATTCTGATGTGTTGTTCATCCTTTGGCTTAAATTAATACAATTTCCCAgccccaaaaaagaaaaaacatcctgAAACAAAGCCTGACCACTTCTTCATTGCAACATGATTTTATGGCTAAGATTTTATGGTTGCTGTAGACTGTTCCAGATGCAAAGACTCAAATCTCCTTTGCAGGTGGAAGCTGCAAAGAAAGCTTACCATGCTGCCTGCAAGGAGGAGAAACTGGCCATAtccagagaaacaaacagcaaagctGATCCAGCACTGAATCCTGAACAACTCAAGAAATTACAAGACAAAGTGGAGAGAAGCAAACAAGATGTACTAAAGGTATACTGGATGGTTTTTTAACCTATAGTTTGTGCatatttcagctcttttttcctcctgctgtgaACACAGTTCACTCAGCTCTCTGTCAGTTACAGTCGTGTACCAAAGTTCAATTTTCTCCCAAGAATGTGTTCTTGccaaatttttcttctctgaggaTGAATAATGTATGGCCTTTATTTCATTTAAGTACTTTCAGCAGGGAACTAAGCACAGTAAGCCAGCAAACTTCTAGGGCAGAGTTCTACTTATTTGCTAGTGAGGAGTGAGCTATTTCACTTGAGAATCTGAGAGACCTAAAACTTGCTGACAACTAAGTATGTCATCATTCTTGACTGCagagtgcatttttttttaaatggagctGACACAATCCACttaaataaatgtgtttctgtTGCACAGTTGGCTTTATCTCCTCAgtgggctgctgctgagaggcTTTTAATGTGTGATTCCTCAAGGATGTCTTTTTCCTTTGAGAATGCTGTTCTGGGATCTGCAATGTTATGTTCCATCAGTTGGGATCTTTTAATTCCTGCCTGTGGACTACTTCTGTAAATTAGTGCAGGGTCTGTGGTTGTATCTCTTAGCTGAGCTGACACTGTATGCAATTTATGCTCACAAGGATGTACACAATGTGTGGGGGTTTGGTCATAACACACAGTGCACTATGTAAATTActagaggagaaaagagagcaCTTTAAAAGATCTCCAAATACCTTCAATAACTGGaaagatttccttctctgattTACTCTGTAGCTCCGTTGGTGTTTATCTTTAGTGTTACATTAACATTTGTCatggtttcttttaaaaagccagAGAAGAGGCTTGGGGGTTTATTGTAACTGTTTCTGCAGTTCACTTAGATAACTCTCATTGTGCCCTAAGGTGGGGACAGTGCTCATGAAAAGAGACTGCAGTTGGCAACTTCTGGTCTAAACCTCGGCCATTACTGCATTGATAAGTCTGTATTGTAGGGCAGTAATAAAATATATCACTAACAGTTTGGTTTTGTACCTCCAGACAAAAGAAAAGTATGAAAAATCACTGAAAGAATTAGATAATGCTACTCCTCAGTATATGGAGAACATGGAGCAGGTAtttgagcagtgccagcagtttGAGGAAAAGCGGTTGCGTTTCTTCCGAGAAGTGTTACTGGAGGTTCAGAAACACCTTGACTTGTCCAACGTTGCAAGGTAAAACTGTAAGGCTTCAAAATTAATGCTTAATATATTATTCTGTGGAAAGAAATAAGTGCTTCAAGTAGATCAGAGTTCTGATTTCTTTCTAACATATTCTTCAGTTTGAAAGTATAAGTGAAAGACATTGTCTTTGTTTTGTCTAAAATAAGATTAGCACCCATCTCTTAACATTTGCCAGAACCAACAAATCTTCATTCTTGTCGTATTTTATAACCAAATATTTTCCAATTAGAAAGGATTCAGCACTTAGAATCAAAAAATGCTGGATCAAAGATTGGGAAAAGAGGGTTTTGGTGTATTATGTATCTTGCATGCTTATTGGAGAACAAATCAGAATTTATTAGTGTAGGATAGCGTGAAATTTGTAGTCAATACATTGATTGTTAAAATATTAGAGCTCAGTAATGAGATTACCTTAATCTGGGGATAAATTCAAGATCCATAAGTTAAGCACTGCTGAACTCTTGGCCATCTTAATTTCCAAGTCTGCTCTTTATACTGTCACATGTATCAAGCATGTCttgcattttattctttctgcCTGAGCCCTCAGTATTCCAGGAAAGCTGAACTTTTTCTAGGCAGCTCCAGACACAGGAATACTTGCAGTGACTGCTGTAACCGTGGTGGTATTTTACACCCCACGTGTAACAGCAGAGGTCACATGCACTCTGGTGAGCACTTTAAGggcaaagagaaaaggaggaacTGAATTGTGTTTTAACCTCAGCAGTGTCCCAGACTGGCTTGCTATGCTGTCACACAAGTGTTAAGGCTGGCATGAGGGAAGGGGATGACACAGAGgcaagaacaaaaacaaagcaagcaaTAAGTAAGGGCAAAACCACTTATTTTGGCATCATTATCATTTGGGGTTGCTTTGAAGTTCTTTTGGAACTACTATGGGAGAgagattggggtttttttactctCTGAGTAGATAACTGCTAGAATTACTGCCCATTTGATTCAGTTTCATCAGGTTAAAGAAAactacaaaacagaaataaatgagaaatagCTGACCTAATGGACAAGGTTGGGGGAAGACCACAGAAGATGACCAAGTGGAGAGGCAATGATTTCCTTTTAAGATAATTAGAATTCCAGGAGTGGTCATAATAAGCAtcaaaaaaagaacagaacTATTAGGGTGAAACTaggggaaaagcagctgtaaCTCTTTCCTTGTCTGTGCCTCCTCTGTACAGAGATAAAAGATGTAGAATTAGTCTTGAAAAGAAAGTTTGATTTTTAACTTTAATGATGCTAAAGAGCACAGTCCAGAAAGTAGCCTGCCATGTTTTCTACAGATGTAGACCTAAAGTTTATTGTTGATTTAACTGATGGCTAGTAAAGATGTATTCCCTTTCTCAAAATACATGCCCCTCTGTGGCTTAAATACACTGAAATGACTGCAGATGTAGAAAAACGCCGTACTGTGTATATGTTCAAGCAGTCAAGTATTACATAGAAATTGAGAAATGTGGAAATGTATTTTGAGAAAGTTTAACTCCTTGACATACACGTAGCACTGATGAATTCTAAATATTGTGTGATTTGGTTCAAAAGGATTTTCATAGATTGTCTACCTTCAGTATAATAACAGCTTAACTACATATATATAACCATAGCAGTTCTGTGTCTCTTATTTTAAGCCTTGTGACTGCTgtgttgagatttttttatacTCTGGGTTCCATATTGCACCATATTGGTGGCTTTGATATAAATGTATTGTCATGCACATTACCATGTGCATGGGCTGGGATCAGGGGGTCAGAGCTGTGTCTGCAACATGATTTCTGTTAATGAAAAATAACTAGAGTAAGAGATAAGAAAAAGTAGTGAGGTTCTTTTTCACAGTGTTTGATATAAATAGTACAGTTAGTAAATCAGAGAGTACCCCAACCAGTAAAAACCAGTTATTATACCTGCTTAGGAAAATGTTTAATCTATATACTCTGCTTCAAGTTCAGgggatttattttataattgcTTACAATTTTCACTGGATTAAAACAAAAGTTTTCAGAGTCCTATGAAGTTAGCACAAAACCAGTTTCTACTGTCTTGAAATTCAAGAAACTTCAAGACTGCAATTCAGTAGTTTAAATATAGTACTGTggttatatatatttttaatgacagCCAATTAAATTACACGAGAGTCATAGTTTTAAAATCTGGTAAACAAGCATTTTATGGTGTGGTGAACTTTCAGCAAGTTTACTTCCTTTTTTACAGGCAGCTAACAGgtctgttaatttttaaaagtctatCTTGCTATAAGTTTTTTTCATACTATTGtgaactttattttttcaaaataaaattagtctGTCCACCTGTCTATGGATTTGCCATGATTCTAAATTTTATACTAAATTAGAAGGCAAATTTGTTTTGCAGTTACAAAAATATCTACCGTGAACTGGAACAGAATATCAAAACAGCAGATGCTGTGGAAGACTTGCGGTGGTTTAGAGCTAATCAAGGCCCAGGGATGTCAATGAATTGGCCTCAGTTTGAGGTAAGGTCACAGTACTCAAACCCCAGAattgttctgtttatttttttcctctttgcttctTGTAGTATTTCTTTATGGTGTAATCCTTAACTTCAGACTTCCAACACTGAATCTTTTTGTCTTACAAATCATAGTAGTTTTCTTATCTCAATTTTCACTGGGTTCTTGCCACAACTTTTGGAGGTGATTATGTTGAGTAtctatttaaagagaaaatgggTAAAGCAAAAAATTACAGTGACTTTTTTTACCTGAAGTCATTACTGAAGTTGTTAGCCATTGTTTAGTTGATACATCTCTGACACCTGCATATGTTATCCTTTATGTTTTACTTCTTCCCTTTGGGGTCAGAATTCAATTTGAATCTCGTTGCTGGTAGCAGATAATTGTAGTGCATGCTGCAAAGACTCTGAAAAAGTCTGAACCAAACAGTTCAAAACTGGAATATTGGTATTTAAAATTCAATACAGCTATATTAAAATAAGTCACCTTTACCCACCTTTTGGTCATTTTGTTGCTGGATGccattttcaaaagaaaggaGATTTTCTAAGTAGTGTTCTGTTAACATAGCCTACAAGAAATAAGTACAAAAATGTGTCCGTGCAGATCGTAGTACTCATGTATGATAGCTGGAAGTGGAACGAGTTGGACCAGAATCGTGGGTTTAGCTGAAATAAGCTCTAGACATTAAATAAATGGAGTGGAAACAAACTCTGGAGTGTTTCACTGTCCCCTTATTAAccataaaggaaaataacacTTGTTTTTTAACTACTGAGTAACTTTAAAGGTTTAAGGAGGAAAATTCATAACAGTACTGTAGAATTTCTTTGcctgaaacactgaaatacagaTACTTCTGTGCAGGGAAGTTACTGTTCTTTTCCTTAAACATTATAATTGACAAATTAAATGCTCCTGTTACTGTTTCCctaatcaatttttttctcatttacatGCTACAAGGATGACGTAAGTAAAAAAGTCATGATCAAATGACTATGAAATTGCATTGTAAACTGCAAATATGCATAGGTCAGTGGTCTTTAAACTGTGGTAACTCAGAAATCAATCCAATATGTATTTTACAGAGTTAAAATAATGAGGTATTTGAAGAAAGTGTAGAAAGCACTGGGCTGACTGTGCTACACAGGAGTAGTAGCAACTCTGAAAACTTCCATTTCCcgataaaaatatttatcttaaaTGCCATCTTTTGTATAGCAAACTGtctcctttgggtttttttacctttaaGACTTCTGAGAGGAGACATATCTCAGCATGGGATATTTGCTTGCACCCAGTTTTTCTGTTGCTTCCTGCTTTGTATCAGTGTCGTGTATGTGGGATAACAGGATATCAGAGCTTAACTTGGACTTGATGCAGGAGTTATGTTTAGGTCTCACCATGCCTGTCCCATCTGCTTCTGGATGGTTCAAAACATCAAGGAGGGTCTGCAAGTGGCATCATTAGTCTTGTCAATACCTGTGTTGATTTGAGCCTTAACTCCTACAAATGGCTTTTTAGGACAATGAATTTCCCTAAATCCAGAGTGAAGTACCTTAAGGGCTTAAATCTTAGGCACAGATTTGAATTAGCTGCTTCTTTGTAAGTCATCTGAGTGCTTCTTGAGAAGTAAGCCCTGTCTTGCAAtactttttttaattgaatgttAATTACCTTTTAAAGCCAGACGTCTTGGCATTATTTGAAATTGTGACCCCTCAAGGtacatcttttaaatatctatACTGGCCAGCTCTTTTGATTCCTCCA
This window contains:
- the PACSIN2 gene encoding protein kinase C and casein kinase substrate in neurons protein 2 isoform X1, which encodes MSGSYDDSVGVEVSSDSFWEVGNYKRTVKRIDDGHRLCNDLMNCIHERARIEKVYAQQLTEWAKRWKQLVEKGPQYGTVERAWCAFMSEAEKVSELHLEVKGSLMNEDFEKIKNWQKEAFHKQMMGGFKETKEAEDGFRKAQKPWAKKLKEVEAAKKAYHAACKEEKLAISRETNSKADPALNPEQLKKLQDKVERSKQDVLKTKEKYEKSLKELDNATPQYMENMEQVFEQCQQFEEKRLRFFREVLLEVQKHLDLSNVASYKNIYRELEQNIKTADAVEDLRWFRANQGPGMSMNWPQFEEWSADLNRTLSRREKKKASDGVTLTGINQTGEQVSQPNKHSSSLSVQSNTVQSVQSSYNPFEDEEDTGSTVSEKEDNKIKNVSSYEKNQSYPTDWSDEESNNPFSSTDANGDTNPFDEDTPPAMEVRVRALYDYEGQEQDELSFKAGDELTKMENEDEQGWCKGRLDNGQVGLYPANYVEPIQ
- the PACSIN2 gene encoding protein kinase C and casein kinase substrate in neurons protein 2 isoform X2, with the protein product MSGSYDDSVGVEVSSDSFWEVGNYKRTVKRIDDGHRLCNDLMNCIHERARIEKVYAQQLTEWAKRWKQLVEKGPQYGTVERAWCAFMSEAEKVSELHLEVKGSLMNEDFEKIKNWQKEAFHKQMMGGFKETKEAEDGFRKAQKPWAKKLKEVEAAKKAYHAACKEEKLAISRETNSKADPALNPEQLKKLQDKVERSKQDVLKTKEKYEKSLKELDNATPQYMENMEQVFEQCQQFEEKRLRFFREVLLEVQKHLDLSNVASYKNIYRELEQNIKTADAVEDLRWFRANQGPGMSMNWPQFEEWSADLNRTLSRREKKKASDGVTLTGINQTGEQVSQPNKHSSLSVQSNTVQSVQSSYNPFEDEEDTGSTVSEKEDNKIKNVSSYEKNQSYPTDWSDEESNNPFSSTDANGDTNPFDEDTPPAMEVRVRALYDYEGQEQDELSFKAGDELTKMENEDEQGWCKGRLDNGQVGLYPANYVEPIQ
- the PACSIN2 gene encoding protein kinase C and casein kinase substrate in neurons protein 2 isoform X3 translates to MSGSYDDSVGVEVSSDSFWEVGNYKRTVKRIDDGHRLCNDLMNCIHERARIEKVYAQQLTEWAKRWKQLVEKGPQYGTVERAWCAFMSEAEKVSELHLEVKGSLMNEDFEKIKNWQKEAFHKQMMGGFKETKEAEDGFRKAQKPWAKKLKEVEAAKKAYHAACKEEKLAISRETNSKADPALNPEQLKKLQDKVERSKQDVLKTKEKYEKSLKELDNATPQYMENMEQVFEQCQQFEEKRLRFFREVLLEVQKHLDLSNVASYKNIYRELEQNIKTADAVEDLRWFRANQGPGMSMNWPQFEEWSADLNRTLSRREKKKASDGVTLTGINQTGEQVSQPNKHSSVSSYEKNQSYPTDWSDEESNNPFSSTDANGDTNPFDEDTPPAMEVRVRALYDYEGQEQDELSFKAGDELTKMENEDEQGWCKGRLDNGQVGLYPANYVEPIQ